One Prunus dulcis chromosome 7, ALMONDv2, whole genome shotgun sequence DNA segment encodes these proteins:
- the LOC117635348 gene encoding uncharacterized protein LOC117635348, with translation MIAILSSSPIIMLKTTKVNLIVKYAKENEIQKIGSTTAKKCDFDCHPDCVLGRYPQVKLEGRYKHDAHPHLVTLVDKIKSVICFDKRESILPFEACGKPCEGLVFEWSGCNVDIHQSELNCRGREIELEHFSHKNPLMFKDKQINIDSGLVFCFGCANPMLYSSNQYPHGNFTLHKSCAELPNEMQHPLHPMYPLGLLTIGDYTCVVCDQHYKDRLAYNCSQCDFNLDLKCASNWHNIGNYDCHKHKFTVLLKWRMKFTCDVCGQDGHGIAYLCSNCQLLVHKRCTLLPCHIKITAHQHPLMLRWSFEASFQLDDQFCKVCHKPFIQKKKICGVYYCENCNYFAHNTCVIKEDVLDETTAMEQENQDPYAATIETIDHENMILIVEPVHKLNLEQNQLELGVQIKHFSHDQHFLSLSDHHEAAKDISDRITTCHCCIRPITVTDAFYSCTEQQSFLHKPCAQLPTQRLHPFHPHPLKLLSRAPMLSDSESSLGSEPNAFDEELSSGWDTSSGAASL, from the exons ATGATAGCCATCCTCTCAAGCTCACCTATCATAATGTTGAAGACGACGAAGGTGAATCTTATTGTCAAATATGCGAAGGAAAACGAAATCCAAAAGATTGGTTCTACTACTGCAAAAAAATGTGACTTCGACTGCCATCCTGATTGCGTTTTAGGGAGGTATCCTCAAGTCAAGTTAGAGGGCCGTTACAAGCATGATGCTCACCCACACCTTGTCACCCTAGTTGATAAAATTAAGAGCGTCATTTGTTTTgataagagagagagcattCTTCCTTTTGAGGCATGTGGCAAACCTTGTGAAGGATTGGTCTTTGAATGGTCTGGCTGTAATGTAGACATCCACCAGTCAGAATTAAACTGT agaggaagagaaatagAGCTTGAACATTTCAGTCACAAGAATCCATTGATGTTCAAGGACAAGCAGATAAATATTGATAGTGGACTAGTTTTCTGCTTTGGGTGTGCAAACCCAATGCTCTACAGTTCCAACCAATATCCTCACGGCAACTTCACTCTCCATAAATCATGTGCGGAGCTACCCAATGAGATGCAACACCCTCTGCACCCTATGTACCCACTTGGTCTCCTCACCATTGGAGATTACACTTGTGTTGTGTGTGACCAACACTACAAAGACCGCTTGGCTTACAATTGTTCCCAATGTGACTTCAACCTTGACCTCAAATGTGCTTCCAATTGGCACAACATTGGAAATTATGACTGCCATAAGCACAAATTCACCGTCCTTCTGAAGTGGCGAATGAAATTTACGTGTGATGTCTGTGGCCAAGATGGACATGGCATTGCTTACCTCTGTAGCAATTGTCAGCTGTTGGTTCATAAGAGATGCACTTTATTACCATGCCACATCAAAATAACTGCACACCAACACCCTCTCATGCTTAGATGGTCCTTTGAAGCAAGCTTTCAACTTGACGACCAATTTTGTAAAGTCTGCCACAAGCCCTTcatccaaaagaagaaaatttgtggTGTTTATTATTGTGAGAATTGCAATTACTTTGCCCACAATACATGTGTGATAAAGGAGGACGTCCTAGATGAAACAACTGCAATGGAACAAGAAAATCAAGATCCCTATGCCGCAACGATCGAGACCATTGATCATGAAAATATGATACTAATTGTTGAGCCGGTCCATAAGTTGAACTTGGAGCAGAACCAGCTAGAATTAGGTGTGCAGATCAAGCACTTCAGTCATGATCAACATTTCTTATCCCTGAGTGATCATCATGAGGCAGCTAAAGATATTTCTGATAGAATAACTACTTGTCACTGCTGCATTCGACCAATCACTGTCACTGATGCATTTTATAGCTGCACAGAACAACAGTCCTTTCTCCACAAACCCTGTGCTCAATTGCCCACACAGAGACTTCACCCATTTCATCCACACCCACTCAAACTCCTCTCAAGGGCACCTATG CTGTCGGATAGCGAGTCATCGTTAGGCAGTGAGCCCAATGCGTTCGATGAGGAGTTGTCATCGGGCTGGGACACGTCCAGTGGGGCTGCGAGCCTCTAG